Part of the Tautonia rosea genome is shown below.
ATAACCCGCATTTCTCACCGTGGGAATGGAATCGGGCTGCCCTTTGTGTCATAGGTTGGTTTGCCACAACCTCCTATGTCATCAAAAAAGGGTAGCCCGATGCAGACAGAGTGTAACGCGGCTTACCTCAACTTTCCCATGCTCGGCCGGCGCGAAATCCTGGCCGATTTCGACGGTGGCGACATCTCCTCCGACGGCGGCGCGCTGCTGCTCCGCCAGGTCGAGCAACTCACCGGCATCCTCCGCCAGTTCGCCGATTGCTTCACCGATCATCGCGACCCCGAGCGCGTCGAGTACACCGTCGAGCA
Proteins encoded:
- a CDS encoding transposase; the encoded protein is MQTECNAAYLNFPMLGRREILADFDGGDISSDGGALLLRQVEQLTGILRQFADCFTDHRDPERVEYTVE